The following is a genomic window from Caproiciproducens sp. CPB-2.
ACTGAAAATGGAGGTATCTTCCGATGAAAGCTAAGGATAGCGGCTTTGAGGAGGAAAAGAAGACGGTTTTCTCTAAGCTGGTGGAAAACGATTTTTACCGCAAGCTCATTATTATCGGCGGTTTGATCGGAATCGCCCTGATTTTCCTCTCGGGCTATCTGAACCATGACCGCACCGATACGAAAGACGTGTCGTCCCAGTCCGTGGTTACGGCCGAGCAGTACGCCAAAGAGTTGGAAACCAGCCTGACGGATATTGTGAACCGGATACAGGGGGCAGGGGAGGCCAAGGTCCTGGTAACGCTTGAACGGAGTAAGCAGTATGTGTACGCTACCGAGGAAAAAAGAAGCAATCAGACCACCGAGGACAAATCCGACGGTTCTACCACCAAAAACGAGGCGAATGACAACACGGAGACCACTTACATACTTGTCAAGGATGCCGACGGCGCCCAGAAAGCGCTTGCGGTAACTGAGGTTCAGCCGATCATAAAGGGTGTTGTCGTTGTCTGTGACGGCGGCGACAATCCGGCCGTACAGCAGGATATTATTTCAGCTGTGACAACAGCGCTGGATATTACTTCTGTGCGGGTATGCGTTATAAAAGCAAAATAATTTTAAACGGGGGGAATTTATTCTATGACTATGGGAAAGCGTCAGCTTGTTCTTGCGGCTTTGATTGTGGCGCTCGGTGCGGCGGTGTATTTAAACTGGCAGTTCTCGGGCGACAATCAATTGCTCGCCACCAACGCGGTTACCTCAACGGTGGATCATGAATTCGGGGAAGCCCAGCTTGCGGATGCTCCGGTATCCGGGTCGTCCAAGACGACTTCCGGCTCATCATCATCCGTACAGGCGAACGCGCCTGCGGCCAGCTATTTCAGTGAGGCGCGCCTGTCGCGCCAGAAAGCCAGAGACACGGCGGTTGAGCTTCTGGAAAAGGTTCTGACCGACGCGAAGTCCAACGATGCGGCGAAAAAGGATGCGGTCGCACAGGCGGCCGTTATCGCGCAGAATACTCTGAAGGAGAACAATGCCGAAAGCCTGATCAAGGCAAAGGGCTTTTCGGACTGCGTGGTCTTTCTCCAGAACTCGGAGTGCAATGTTGTGGTGAAAACGAACGATTCTTCACAGAACAACGCGATTGTCATCAAAGACATTGTTTCCGGCCAGTCGGGCGTCTCGTATGACAAGATTAAAATCGTCGAAGTAAAATAGCGTCCCCGGATTTTACAACCTGATTGCCGCACATAGAATTTTCAATTCCTTTCTGTTTATGCTGATTTTCTATAAACAACAGGAGAAACCGAAAGTTATTTCTGCTGATTATTGAGAAATTACAGCATTTCCAGTTGATTCTGCAACAAGGTTGCGTTCCTTCCCCGCCGAAGGCGGGGAAGGAACGCGTTTTATCTTGCAAGCTGAAATGGAATTGCTGTAGTATCAGATAAAATATTTGATTCTGAAAAAGATTGTGGTATAATGTACCCGTGGATGTTTGAAAATATAATCAGCGGTTAAAACCCTCCACAGTTCAGTGGAGGGTTCTTTTCATATACGGAAGAAAGACGGCTGAAAAGACGGAGGAAGAAAATGAAAAGACACGAGGCGAGGGAACAGGCGTTTGCCTTGATTTTTGAAAGAAGTATCAACCACGATCCAACGGAACAGATTATTGACGCGGCCGGCCTGTCCAGAGATATTATCGTCGATGATTTTGCCGAAAGAGTCGCCGTCGGCGTGGAAGAAAACGAAGATGCCCTCAACGCCCGGATCGAAAAAAATATTCGCGGCTGGAAAATGAACCGCCTTTCCAAGGTGGCTCTGGCTCTGATGAAGCTCTCCATCTACGAAATGATGTTTGAGAAGGACATTCCCGTGAGTGTTTCCATCAACGAGGCGGTCGACCTTGCGAAAAAATACGGCGGCGCGGACGACGCTCCGTTTGTCAACGGCGTGCTGGGTTCGGTGGCAAAAGAGCTTGGTGAGAAGGAATCCCATGAGAGAGCCGATTGACGCGCTTGGCATCGACACCAGCAATTACACAACCTCCGCTGCTCTTTTTCAGGGCGGGACGATTTCTCAGCAGAAAATGCTTCTGCCCGTAAAGCAGGGAGAGCTCGGACTCCGGCAGAGCGACGCCGTGTTCCACCATGTGCAGCAGCTGCCGCAGGTGCTGGAAGCGCTGATTCGGAAAAAGCTTTCCGTCGGCGCGGTAGGGGTGTCGGACAGACCGCGCGATCTGGAAGGCTCTTACATGCCCTGCTTTACGGTCGGGCTCGGTACCGCAAAGGCCGTTGCGCTTTCGCTGGGGGTACCGCTGTATCCGTTTTCCCATCAGGCGGGGCACATTGCCGCCGCGCTGTATTCCGCCGGCAAACTGAACCTGCTTCACGAAAAATTCATTGCGTTCCATGTTTCCGGCGGTACGACGGAGGCGGTCCTTGTCACGCCGGACGAACGGACGATCTTCCGCACGCGGATCATCGCGCAGTCTCTGGATTTAAAAGGCGGACAGGCTGTGGACAGGGTGGGGGCCATGCTCGGCCTGCCGTTTCCTTCGGGGAAAGCGCTGGAGCAGCTGGCTCTGCAGGCGAATAAAACCTATTGTATCAGACCGTCGCTCAGGGGGGCGGACTGTTCCCTTTCCGGCGTGGAAAACCAATGTGCCGGAATGCTGAAAGCAGGAGCGCCGAAAGAAGAAGTCGCGGCCTATTGCCTGTGCTCGATCTTGGCGGCGCTGGACGGAATGACCGCCGAACTGCTGAAGCAATACGGCAAGCTTCCCCTGCTGTTTGCGGGCGGGGTCATGTCCAACAGCCTGATCCGGGACGCAATGACGGAAAAATACGGCGCCGCTTTCGCCGCCCCGGAATTTTCAGCGGACAACGCGGCGGGAATTGCGGTTTTAACCTCAATAAAGGGGGCATAATGACTTATGGTGGATTTTCCGGTTGTGCTGAGCATAACGCAGCTGAACACTTATATCAAATCCAAATTTGACGGCGACGAAAATCTGGCGCATGTTTTTGTCAGCGGTGAAATTTCCAATTTCACCAATCATTATAAGTCCGGACATTTCTATTTGTCCCTCAAGGATGAAAAATGCGTGATTCGGGCGGTGATGTTTGCCCAGAACGCCCGGCGTATCCGTTTTCTGCCGCAGGACGGCATGAAGGTGATCGTGCGGGGCCGCGTAAGCGTCTATGAGGCGACGGGACAGTATCAGCTTTATATTGACGATATGCAGCCGGATGGTCTCGGCGCGCTGAACCTGGCCTTTGAACAGCTGAAAGCAAAGCTGGAAGCGGAGGGCCTGTTCGCCCCGGAGCGGAAAACACCGCTGCCCGCTTTTCCGGAACGGATCGGTGTGATTACCTCGCCTACCGGTGCGGCAGTACACGATATTACCTCGATTCTCGCGCGGCGGTACCCTTTGGCTGAAATTGTTTTCTGTCCCGTGCTGGTACAGGGAGAGGGCGCGGCGCCGCAGATTGTGGACGCGCTTGCCCGTTTCAACCGTCTTTTGTGTGCTGATGTGATTATTCTCGGGCGCGGCGGCGGTTCGCTGGAAGACCTCTGGCCCTTTAACGAGGAAATGGTGGCGAGGGCCGTAGCCGCCTCCGAAATTCCGGTCATTTCCGCCGTGGGGCATGAAACCGACTTTACGATCTGCGACTTTGTGGCCGACCTTCGCGCGCCGACCCCGTCGGCTGCCGCGGAGCTCGCCGTGCCCGACCGCGCGGAGCTGGAGTATACGGTTCGCTACGACCTGTCGAGGCTAAAGCAAAGCATGCGGAAAAAGCTCGCGGGCCTCAAACAGAATCTGGACGCGCTGACCTCCCACCATTCTTTTAAAGATCCTTTGAATCGGATTGAACTGGAGCGGATTCGTACGGATCAGCTTGCCGTAAGGCTCAATCAATCCATGCGCAGGAAAACGGCGGATGCCCGGTCCGCGCTTTCTTCCGTCAGCGGCAGGCTGAATGCCCTAAGCCCGCTGGCAACGCTTTCCCGGGGATATTCTATTATTTACGGTCAGGACGGACATGTCGTCACCCGTGTTTCCGACGTTAAAACGGGTGAACGGATTTCGGTGCTGTTAAACGAAGGAACGCTGGGCTGTGTAGTGGACAGCATGGAGGAGAAACATGAATAAGAAAATGGGCTTTGAAGAAGCCATGATCAAACTGAGCGAAATCGTCGACCGGCTGGAAAACGGCAATGAGTCGCTGGAAAGCTCTCTGAAGCTGTTTGAGGAAGGTTCCGCGCTGGCCGCCCTGTGCTACGGCAAGCTGGAGGGCGCCGAGCAGAAAATCAGGCAGATCACCGAACTCGAAGAATCCGGCGGTGAAAAAAATGCTTGATCTGCGGGAAAAACACCTGATCGAGAGGATAGACGCCAAACTGGCACAGTACCTTCCCGAAGAAGAAATCATACAGGCCGACCTGATCCACGCCATGCGCTACAGCCTGCTCGGAGAGGGCAAACGAATCCGGCCGATTCTGGTGCTGGAATTCTGCAGGCTCTGCGGCGGGGAGGAAGAAGCTGCGCTGCCTTTTGCCTGTGCGGTCGAAATGATCCACACCTATTCGCTGATCCACGACGACCTGCCTTGCATGGACGACGACGATATGCGCCGCGGACGCCCTTCCAACCACAAGGTGTTCGGCGAGGATATTGCCCTGCTCGCGGGGGACGCGCTGCTGACCATGGCCTTTGAAGCCATGCTCTCCAAGGAAGCCGTGCGGCTTGCCGGGGCCGAAAGGGCCGCAAAGGCCGCGGGATATCTTGCCCGCGCCGCCGGTGCGTACGGCATGGTCGGGGGACAGGTGATTGACCTGATGAGCGAAGGCCGGGCCATTTCGCTGGAAACTCTGAAGAAAATGGATGAAAATAAAACCGGCGCGCTGATTCTGGCGTCCGCGCAGATGGGCTGCGTCCTTGCCGGGGCCGGAGACGAACAGATGCGGGCCGCCGAAAGCTACGCGCGGGCAATCGGCCTGGCGTTTCAGATCGTGGACGACATTCTGGATGTGACGGGGGATACCCGGACGCTGGGGAAACCGGCCGGCAGCGACAGTGAAAACAATAAAAGCACCTATGTTTCCCTGATGGGGCTGGAAAACGCCTCGAAAACCGTCAACGAGCTGACCGCGAAGGCCGTGGAGGCGCTTGGCTGCTTTGGCAAGGAAGCCGAATACCTTACCGAATTTGCAAAAAAACTGGCCGTTCGTAAAAAGTAAGGAATTTTGCCATGTTTATTGACAAAATTGACGGAATATGATAATATTGTTAAGCCGCATATTACGGGCTTTATAAGCGGGAAACCCGCCCGGTGATAGCGAGTTTAGAGAAAAGGCAGGACCTTTCATTCATGTTTGCAGTAATTGAAACAGGCGGCAAGCAGTACAAGGTACAAAATGACGATGTCATTTATATCGAGAAGCTTGCGGCAGAAGAAAATTCCTCCGTCGATTTCAAAGTGGTTGCACTTGACGGCGACGACGGACTCAAAGTGGGTGCTCCTTATGTTGAGGGAGCTACCGTAACCGGTACGGTTCTTAAAAACGGTAAGGGAAAGAAAATCACGGTCTTTACTTACAAGGCGAAAAAAAGCGAGAAGCGTAAGATGGGTCACAGACAGCCCTATACCAAAGTACAGATTACCGCAATTAACGCATAATTGTCATGATTTGTGCAGAATTTTTCACCCGGCCTGACGGCGCTCTTCTGGGATTTTCCCTGAGCGGTCATAACGGGGCAGCGGGCAGGGATATCGTCTGTGCGGCGGTTTCCTCTGCGGCATATATGACAGCCAACACCATTACGGAAGTTGTCAGAGCAAATGCCCAGGTTACTGTTGAAGACGGTTATATGCTCGTCAGAATTTCATCAAATGAGGCGAAAGACTGCCGCGACATTCTCGCGGGTTTCAAACTCCATATGCTGGAGCTTGAAGAACAGTATCCTCAAAATATTCATGTAAGCTATACGGAGGTGTAAGGAAATGCTAAAGATAAATATTCAGTTATTTGCGCATAAAAAAGGAATGGGTTCCACCAAGAACGGCCGTGATTCAGAATCCAAACGTCTTGGTGTGAAGCGTGCGGACGGCCAGTTTGTACTTGCCGGAAACATCCTTGTCAAACAGCGCGGAACCCATATTCATCCGGGTGAGAACGTCGGCATCGGCTCCGACGATTCCCTCTTTGCCCTGGTTGACGGTCATGTAAAGTTTGAGCGTCTTGGCCGTGACCGCAAAAAGGTCAGCGTTTACGCGGTGGAGCAATAAGCCTTTTCAGGTGAATGAAAATCCCGGGCCGTTTTCGCCCGGGATTTTTTGGCTTTTCCGAACAAAACATGATATACTAATCGAAGGCAATATTTCACAGAAATGGCGGTAAGGCTCATGTTTATTGACAGTGCAAAAATTACGATCAAAGCGGGAAACGGCGGCAACGGCAAGGTTTCGTTTCACCGTGAAAAATATGTGGCGTCCGGCGGTCCGGACGGCGGCGACGGCGGCCGGGGCGGAAATATCGTCTTTCAGGTGGACGACAACCTTTCCACGCTGGCGGATTTCCGTTATAAAAGAAAATATGTTGCTCCGAACGGCGAAGACGGCCGGGGAAAACGCTGCTTTGGGAAAAAAGCGGACGACCTGATAATCAGGGTCCCACGGGGAACCCTGTTAAAGGACGCCGCGACCGGCAGGCTGATCGCGGACCTGTCCGCCGACGAGCCGCAGACGATTGCGAAAGGCGGCCGGGGCGGCTGGGGCAACACCCATTTCGCGACCGCGACACGCCAGACTCCGCGCTTTGCGAAAGCGGGGATGCCGGGCGAGTCCATGGAGCTTTTGATGGAGCTAAAGCTTCTGGCGGATGTCGGGTTGGTCGGCTATCCGAATGTGGGAAAATCGACTCTTGTTTCCGTCGTCAGCGAGGCAAAACCCACCATCGCCAATTATCATTTTACGACGATTACCCCCGTGCTCGGCGTTGTCCGCATGGGTGAGGGCAAATCGTTCGTCATTGCCGATATTCCCGGGCTGATCGAGGGCGCGGGGGAAGGCGCGGGGCTGGGGCACCAGTTTCTGCGGCATGTGGAACGCTGCAGGATGCTCGTACACATCGTCGACGTCGCCGGCAGCGAAGGCCGGGACCCGAAACAGGATTTTCAGACCATCAACGCGGAGCTGAAAAAATTCAATCCCGACTTAGCCGAAAGGCCGATGATTGTTGCCGGCAACAAATGCGACCTCGCGACGGACGAGCAGATTGAGGATTTCAAAAATTATGCGGAAAAGCTGGGCTATGAGTTTTTCCCGATTATGGCGGCGATCCGCTATCAGGTCGACCCGCTGCTCAATAAAATTTCAGAGATGCTCAGCAAGCTGCCGCCTGTCAGGCAGTTCGAGCCGGAGCCCGCTCCGCTTGTTTCTGTGGAAGAAATCGGACATAATGACGTGAAGGTGACCAACCAGGACGGCGTGTTTGTGGTGGAGGGCGAGTGGTTGGTGCCCGTCATCAATTCGGTTAATTTTGACGATTATGAATCGCTTCAGTATTTTCAGCGCGTGCTCATCCATTCCGGCGTCATCGACGCGCTGCGTGAGGCGGGTGTTCAGGAAGGCGACACCGTCAGTATCTACGATATTGAATTTGACTTTATGGAGTAATCTCCACTCATGTTTTCCAATCTATCAATGACGAGGAGCGCTTTGCTTGGAACGATTATTTCCCGCAGATTGTAATCCGAAACTGTTAAGCCCGCTGACGCTCGCTTTCGTGGGCGACGGCGTCTTTGAGCTTTTTGTACGCGAACGCCTTGTGTGTCAGGGAAACTGCCCGGTCAAATCCCTTCATAAAAAGTCGGTGGAACAGGTCTGCTGCGGCGCGCAGGCAAAGGCTTCCAAAAGGCTTCTTCCCCTTCTGACGGAAGAGGAGCTGGAGGTCTTCAAACGCGGCCGCAATGCGCACACGAACCATGTCCCAAAAAATGCGGCGGTTGAGGACTATCACGCCGCAACCGCTTTTGAAGCCCTGTTCGGCTATATTTACCTTTCCGGTAACATTGAACGTCTGCGCGAGATTTTTAAGATTGTGTGTGACGATTTAATTTGATTTGGGAGATGCTGTTATGCTTTCCGAAACTCCGAAGGAAAAAGCAATAGGCCTTTTAAAGGATATTCTGTTTTTCGTTGTCGGCAGCCTGATTTACGCGGTCTCCGTCAATGTGTTTACCGCCCCGAACCAGATTGCGCCGGGCGGCGTTACCGGCGCCAGTACGATGATTAACTATCTGTTCAGCTGGCCGATCGGTATGACCGGCCTGCTGCTGAATATTCCTATTTTCATCTGGGCGATTATGGAAATCGGGTACAAGCTCGTCGGCAAAACGATTGTGGCGACGGTATTCGTATCGGTTTCCATTGACCTGGTCGGAAAAATCGTGCCCGCTTATACCGGCGAAAAGATGCTGGCTGCCATTTTTGGCGGAATCATTGAGGGAATCGGGCTTTCTCTCGTATTCATGCGCGGGGGAACCACGGGCGGCACCGACCTTGTGGCCCGTCTGCTCGGCAGAAGGCTGCGCAATCTATCCATGGGAAAGCTGATGCTCTGTGTGGATATGATGGTTGTCGTCGCCTCCGCCTTTGTGTACGGCAATATTGAAAGCGCGCTTTACGCCACGATCACCATTTTCGTTTCCACCCGCCTGATCGACGCGCTCCTCTACGGCACCGACACCGGGACCGGGAAGCTGCTGTTTATCATGTCTGTGAAAAACGACGAAATTGCGCAGGATATTTTGACCGATATGGACCGCGGGGTCACCGTGCTGAAATCGCGCGGCGCGTACAGCGGACGAGAGGGAGAGGTTTTGCTGTGTGCTGTCCGCCGTTACGAGGTCGTCAAGGTGAAGGACATTGTCCGCTCGCACGACCACGACGCGTTTATGATTATCGGCGATGCGGGAGAAATTTCCGGCGAGGGCTTCCGTCAGGTCAAAGCGGAAGATAAGACGCTGAAAGAACTGATTGCGCACGTCAATGCAAAGAAAAATGAAAAATGAAGAACAGGCGGTCTTGTATTTCCATACAGAATCGCCTGTTCCCGCATTGGTGAATCAATCTTTGGCTTGCCGCTTTTCCGTTATTTGCAGTTATCGGAAGATTTGTTTGTAGCCTGTGTTGCATTGTTAGAAGTTTTGTTGCTGTAATGATTGTTGTTGCTGGTGTTCGTGCTGTTGTTTGACGCACGGTTCGTACTGTTGGAAGCACGGTTTGTGCTCTCATTTGTACTGTTGTTGGAAGCGCGGTTCGTTTTTGAAGTCTGATTATCCAAAATTTTCACCCCCTTCACCCGTATTATTAGTATCTTTACGCGAATTATACAGACCAATTCAGGAGTTGACGGATTTGATTGAGCTGCCGCAGAGCTTTAAAAATAAAATGGAATCCATGCTGGGCGGGGAATATCCGGCGTTTTTAAACGACTATCAGAAACCGTATTACCGGGGTATCCGACTGAATACGCTGAAATGCGGCGAAAGAACGCTCAAGGCCTCTCTGCCGTTTTCTTTGGAGCCGACGCCTTTTTCGCCGGTTTCCTATTATATCCCGCAGGATGCGCAAAAGGTCGGCTCCCTGCCCATGCACCATGCAGGTGCGTTTTACTCGCAGGAGCCGTCTGCGGCCAGCGCGGTAACCGCGCTGAACCCCGTGCCCGGGGACAGGGTGCTGGATCTGTGCGCCGCTCCCGGCGGAAAATCGACGCAGATCGCCGCTCTTTTACAGGGAAGCGGGCTGCTCTGGTCCAATGAAATCGTCAGGAGCAGGGCAAATGTGCTGCTTTCCAATCTGGAGCGGACGGGCGTCAGGAACGCCGTGGTTTCTTCCTGCCATCCGGAGGCGCTCTGCAGCGGGCTTGCCGGATATTTCGACAAGGTGCTGGTGGACGCCCCCTGTTCGGGTGAGGGGATGTTCCGGCGCGACGAACAGGCACTGCAGGACTGGAGCCAGGAACATGTGGAAGCCTGCGCCGTCCGTCAGCTCGCCATTCTGCGCAGCGCCGCCCATGCCTTAAAGGAAAACGGCGTGCTGGTCTATTCCACCTGTACGTTTTCCCCGGAAGAGAACGAAGAAGTCGTTTCCGCGTTTTTGAAGGAAAGAGGAGACTTTGCCCTGACCGATTGCGGGGTACCGTTCGGCCGTCCCGCTTTTCTCCCTCAGGCGCGCCGTGTTTTCCCCATGGACGGGGGTGAGGGGCATTTCGTAGCTGTTATGCGCCGGATTTCCGGCAGCAGCGCGTATCCGGCTCCTTATTTGCCGAAGAAGCCCTCCATGATGGAGATGGCGGAGGATTTATACAGACAGGTTTTTAAAATGGAGCTGTCCTCCCCGGTGGAGCAGGTGGGCGAATCCTTCCTGATCCTTCCGCGGGAGCTCCCTTACTTGAAAGGGCTTGGAGTGATCCGCGCGGGCGTATTGCTTGGGGAAGCAAAGAAAAACCGTATGGAACCGGCTCACGCACTGTTCATGTCCGCGAAGCCGCAGGAGCTGAATTCGGTCATCGATCTGCCGCACGATTCGGAACAGATCGCCGCTTTTTTGCGTGGGGAAGAAATGGAGTCGGATCCGCGCTGTCACGGCTTTACCGGCGTTGCGGTTGACGGCGTTCTCACGGGCTTCGGAAAATGCTCCGGCGGCCGCCTGAAAAACCGGTATCCCAAAGGGCTGCGCAATCATTGATGCTTTCTTCCTGACGGGCATATTTCAAAACACTTTAAGATGCTAAAGCTTGAAATTACCCGAAAAGGATGCTATAATAATCGGTAATTAATTTGAAAGAGGGCCTTTGAAATGCAGGAAATCAGAGTTGAACTGACTGAACATCCACAATCCAAGCCAACCGATTCAAGTAAACTCGGATTCGGTACGATCTTTACAGATCATATGTTCATTATGAACTATGATGAGGGAGAGGGCTGGCACGACGCCAGAATTGTCCCGTTTGGACCGATTGAACTATCGCCGGCGGCGATGTGCCTGCATTACGGCCAGTCTGTTTTTGAGGGAATGAAAGCTTATCGTGCGGTTGACGGCAGAATCCTGCTTTTCAGACCGGACAAGAATATGGCCCGTCTCAATTCTTCCAATGACCGGCTTTGCATTCCGCTGATCGATGAAGCGTTCAGCCAGAAAGCGATCGAGAAGCTGGTATCCATTGAAAAGGACTGGATTCCGTCCGCGGAAGGAACCTCCCTTTACATCCGTCCGTTTATTATCGGAATCGATCCCCATATCGGAGTACATCCGGCACAGCATCTGCTTTTCATTATTCTTTGCTCGCCCGTCGGGGCCTATTATCCGGAAGGGCTGGATCCGGTGAAGATTTATGTGGAAACCAACTATGTGCGCGCCGTCAAGGGCGGGATGGGCTATACCAAAACGGCCGGCAACTACGCGGCTTCCTTAAAAGCGCAGGATGAAGCGGAAAAGCAGAATTACACCCAGGTTCTCTGGCTGGACGGCGTAGAGCGCAAATACATTGAAGAAGTCGGCACCATGAATGTATTTTTTGTCATTGGAGATGAAATCGTAACCCCCGAGCTGCAGGGCTCCATTCTTCCGGGAATCACCCGCATGTCCTCCATTGAACTGCTCAAATCATGGGGCATGAAGGTCGTCGAGCGCAAATTGTCCATCGATGAGCTTGCAAAGGCCGCGGAAAACGGTCAGCTGAAGGAAGCGTTTGGTACCGGCACCGCCGCCGTCATTTCCCCGATCGGCCATCTGAAATGGGGAGACGATGTAATGGACATCAACAACGGAGAAATCGGGCCGATTTCCCAGCGCCTTTACGATACCCTGACGGGAATTCAATGGGGAAAGATCAAAGACGAATTCGGCTGGACTGTTGAAGTAAAATAATTTCGATTGTCGAAAAGTTTTTCAGGCGGCGTTGGTTGCGCCGCCTTTTCCTTTTCAGGAGGACTTATGCGCGAGCTTTCTTTTTCAGTGCCACAAGAATACGAGGAAATCAGGCTGAAAAGCTTTCTGCGTTCGTACTGCGGAATCTCCGCCCGGCTGATGATCCGGTTGAAACGCGAGCCCATGGGCATTGCGAGAAACGGCTTGCATGCCATTGTGACGGAAACGCTAAACGCGGGGGATACGGTATGTATCCGGATGCCGGGCGACACGAAGCTGCACGAACCGCTCAGCGTCCCCCTTGCGGTCGTCTATGAGGACAGCGATCTTCTGATTGTCGATAAGCCTTCCGGTATGCCGATGTATCCAACGCCCGGCCACGACTGCGACAGCCTTGCAAACGCGGCTGCGGCGTATTCTCTTTCCAAAGGGGAGCGGCTTTCCTTCCGTCCCGTATACCGGTTGGATAAAGATACAACCGGGCTGGTCGTCCTGGCGAAAAATTCTTACTGCGCGGCGCAGCTCGCCGCCAAAATTGAAAAGGAATATGTTGCTGTGTGTGAGGGAATTCTTATGGGAGAGGGAACGATCGATGAACCGATCGGGCTGAAAGAGGGGCACAGCATTCAGCGTGAGGTCACGGAAAAAGGGGAGAGGGCGGTTACGCATTGGAGGGTGCTGAGCAGCGGCGGCGGACACACCTTGGTTTCCTTCCGGCTGAGGACGGGCAGAACCCATCAGATTCGCGTGCATATGGCACATATCGGTCATCCCCTCGCGGGGGATGATTTTTACGGCGGCGGCCTGCGGTTCCTTTCAAGACAGGCGCTCCACTGCATGAATATTCATTTTATTCATCCGGTCACCCAAAGGGAAACAGACCTTTCCTGCACGCTTCCAAGCGATATGCATTCGCTGCTTGCTGGATGCGGTATGGAAGAATACACAAAAACAGAGTAAAAATACGGCATAAATGCATACAAATCCATTAAAATGAATTTTTATTTATATTAATACTTGATTTTTGCATATTTATGCGCTATAATACAAACTATCCTAAACAAACAAATCCAACTTCATTTTACGGAGGGTTAACAAGATGAAAAAGTTTTCTAAAATAGCGGCGTTTTTACTCGTTGCCGCCATGACGCTTTCTTCGGCGGGCTGTGCCCAATCGGGAACCACGGCGTCCGCGACAGGCAGCCAGACCGCCGCTTCGGCCGGCGAGCAGACCAGCGTGGATAAGGTTAAGGCGGACGGAGTCGTCATCATGTCTACCAACGCGGAATTTGAGCCGTTCGAGTACAAGGACGGAGACAAGATCGTTGGCATCGACATTGATATTTCCAATAAAATTGCCGAGAAGCTCGGCGTTCAGCTGAAAATCAACGATATTGCTTTCGACACTCTTACCACGGAGCTTGGTTCCGGA
Proteins encoded in this region:
- a CDS encoding RsmB/NOP family class I SAM-dependent RNA methyltransferase — encoded protein: MIELPQSFKNKMESMLGGEYPAFLNDYQKPYYRGIRLNTLKCGERTLKASLPFSLEPTPFSPVSYYIPQDAQKVGSLPMHHAGAFYSQEPSAASAVTALNPVPGDRVLDLCAAPGGKSTQIAALLQGSGLLWSNEIVRSRANVLLSNLERTGVRNAVVSSCHPEALCSGLAGYFDKVLVDAPCSGEGMFRRDEQALQDWSQEHVEACAVRQLAILRSAAHALKENGVLVYSTCTFSPEENEEVVSAFLKERGDFALTDCGVPFGRPAFLPQARRVFPMDGGEGHFVAVMRRISGSSAYPAPYLPKKPSMMEMAEDLYRQVFKMELSSPVEQVGESFLILPRELPYLKGLGVIRAGVLLGEAKKNRMEPAHALFMSAKPQELNSVIDLPHDSEQIAAFLRGEEMESDPRCHGFTGVAVDGVLTGFGKCSGGRLKNRYPKGLRNH
- a CDS encoding RluA family pseudouridine synthase translates to MRELSFSVPQEYEEIRLKSFLRSYCGISARLMIRLKREPMGIARNGLHAIVTETLNAGDTVCIRMPGDTKLHEPLSVPLAVVYEDSDLLIVDKPSGMPMYPTPGHDCDSLANAAAAYSLSKGERLSFRPVYRLDKDTTGLVVLAKNSYCAAQLAAKIEKEYVAVCEGILMGEGTIDEPIGLKEGHSIQREVTEKGERAVTHWRVLSSGGGHTLVSFRLRTGRTHQIRVHMAHIGHPLAGDDFYGGGLRFLSRQALHCMNIHFIHPVTQRETDLSCTLPSDMHSLLAGCGMEEYTKTE
- the obgE gene encoding GTPase ObgE, translating into MFIDSAKITIKAGNGGNGKVSFHREKYVASGGPDGGDGGRGGNIVFQVDDNLSTLADFRYKRKYVAPNGEDGRGKRCFGKKADDLIIRVPRGTLLKDAATGRLIADLSADEPQTIAKGGRGGWGNTHFATATRQTPRFAKAGMPGESMELLMELKLLADVGLVGYPNVGKSTLVSVVSEAKPTIANYHFTTITPVLGVVRMGEGKSFVIADIPGLIEGAGEGAGLGHQFLRHVERCRMLVHIVDVAGSEGRDPKQDFQTINAELKKFNPDLAERPMIVAGNKCDLATDEQIEDFKNYAEKLGYEFFPIMAAIRYQVDPLLNKISEMLSKLPPVRQFEPEPAPLVSVEEIGHNDVKVTNQDGVFVVEGEWLVPVINSVNFDDYESLQYFQRVLIHSGVIDALREAGVQEGDTVSIYDIEFDFME
- a CDS encoding branched-chain amino acid aminotransferase translates to MQEIRVELTEHPQSKPTDSSKLGFGTIFTDHMFIMNYDEGEGWHDARIVPFGPIELSPAAMCLHYGQSVFEGMKAYRAVDGRILLFRPDKNMARLNSSNDRLCIPLIDEAFSQKAIEKLVSIEKDWIPSAEGTSLYIRPFIIGIDPHIGVHPAQHLLFIILCSPVGAYYPEGLDPVKIYVETNYVRAVKGGMGYTKTAGNYAASLKAQDEAEKQNYTQVLWLDGVERKYIEEVGTMNVFFVIGDEIVTPELQGSILPGITRMSSIELLKSWGMKVVERKLSIDELAKAAENGQLKEAFGTGTAAVISPIGHLKWGDDVMDINNGEIGPISQRLYDTLTGIQWGKIKDEFGWTVEVK
- a CDS encoding Mini-ribonuclease 3, which codes for MERLFPADCNPKLLSPLTLAFVGDGVFELFVRERLVCQGNCPVKSLHKKSVEQVCCGAQAKASKRLLPLLTEEELEVFKRGRNAHTNHVPKNAAVEDYHAATAFEALFGYIYLSGNIERLREIFKIVCDDLI
- a CDS encoding YitT family protein; translated protein: MLSETPKEKAIGLLKDILFFVVGSLIYAVSVNVFTAPNQIAPGGVTGASTMINYLFSWPIGMTGLLLNIPIFIWAIMEIGYKLVGKTIVATVFVSVSIDLVGKIVPAYTGEKMLAAIFGGIIEGIGLSLVFMRGGTTGGTDLVARLLGRRLRNLSMGKLMLCVDMMVVVASAFVYGNIESALYATITIFVSTRLIDALLYGTDTGTGKLLFIMSVKNDEIAQDILTDMDRGVTVLKSRGAYSGREGEVLLCAVRRYEVVKVKDIVRSHDHDAFMIIGDAGEISGEGFRQVKAEDKTLKELIAHVNAKKNEK